ATTCAGTATATGCTTTTCCTGGTCTGAAATTATAATATTTTGGGTACCATTGTGCCTTTCTAAGAATCTGATCATATTGCTCATCATCTATTAATCTGCCAAGACCAGCATCTCTTGCCTCAATTGCAACTCTTTTTGCAATATGAAATGACACTTCTCTTATGTTTTCAAATCCTGGTAAAAGTAGACCTTGTTTCATTTGCTCTTCTGTAACAAGATTACTTAATTCTTTACTCGCTGCTAAAAACATTTTATAGGTAACTTTTGGAGTTTTTGAAATTAATGCTCCAAGCCCTAATCCAGGAAAAATATACATATTGTTACATTGCGATGTATATATTTTACCATTTGGTCCATCCACAGGCTCAAAAGGACTTCCGCAAGCCATTAACCCTTTTCCGTTAGTTGCTTTAACCATATCAATTGGCGTACATTCACATTTTGATGTTGGATTTGAAAGCGCAAGTATTACAGGTCTTTCATCATTTTTAGCCATCTCAGAAAGTATTTCATGATTGAAGATACCTGTTTGTGCTGTAACACCTATTAAAACAGTTGCTTTAGAATTCTTAACTACATCTTTTAAATTAATTTTATTAGCATCTTCTAACTTCCAATTGCTAAGCTTTGATTTTTTCTGTGCAAACATTCTCATCTGAGGTTCAAGATCCGGCATATCATCAGTAATCAAGCCTTTTACGTCAATTGCGTATATTAATTCAGCTGCCTGTTCTTCTGTAAGACCTTCTTCTTTCAACATCTGCATTATGTTAAAAGCAATACCAGATCCTGCCTGACCCAAACCGACAATAATATATTTCTGCTGTTTAAATGTGGATTTTTTAATTCTCATAGCTGTCATCATTGCTGATAAAGCAATTGAACCTGTTCCCTGAATATCATCATTAAATGAAAGAATACGATCCTGATATCTTTCAAGTAAAGTAAATGCTTTATGTTTTGCGAAATCTTCCCATTGAAGTAATGCCTGTGGAAAATTACGTTTAACACCCAACACAAATTTTTCAATAAATTCATAATACTTTTCACCATCAAGTCTTTTTCTGTTCCAACCAAGGTATAATGGATCATTTAATAATCCTTCATTATTAGTACCTACATCAAGAGTAATTGGCAAACAACATGCAGGATGCAATCCACCGGCAGCAATATAAAGGTTAACTTTACCTACTGGAATACCCATGCCATCAGAACCTAAGTCGCCAAGACCAAGAATTCTTTCTCCATCAGTAACTACTATTAAAGATATTTGCGGAGAACTTATACTTTGAAAGATTTTATCAATATTTCTGATATTATCAGGATTTAAATAAATCCCTCTGTATTTTCGTGTTATATGACTAAGTTGTAAACATGCCTGACCTACAGTTGGTGTATAAACTATAGGTAACATTTCTTCAAGATGTTCTAAAAGTAATCTGTAAAAAAGAATTTCATTTCTGTTTAATAGAGCCTGTAAGAACACATATTTATCTATATCTGTTGGTTTTTTTAAATAATTTTCATAATTTCTCTTTAACTGAATATCAAGAGTTGATGTTTTGTATCTGAGCGAACCAATGATGTCAAGGCTATATCTTTCCTCATCAGAAAAAGCTGATGCCTTATTTAAAAATGGATCATTTACTAATTGTTGACCTCTTAAATAGACTTCCAGATATTCCTCGTGGGTTAATGGATCTACTTTAAAACTAAATGTTTTCATATAATAATAATTTAATTTTGAATATTATTTAATAATTTATTTCTTCAAAATTAACATTGAGAAAAACAAAAACATATGATTTAAAGCACAAGAGAATAGCTAAAATGTCAGTGTTTTAGGTAAAACATTCTGCTTAAAACTGAAGCTTATTAAAAATAACTAAATGTAATTTAGTAAATTATTAAATTTATTAAAATCCATTAAGCTTCATTAGTACAGTAGGTAATAAAAGTACAAATCCCAAAAAGAAAAGAATTATCATAAGAGGAAGCATCCATTTAAACCACTTACCATAAGGAATTTTTGCCATACTTAACACACCAAGCAATACTCCGCTAGTTGGAGTAATCATATTTGTAAACCCACCACCAAACTGGAATGCAGTTACAGCAGATTGTCTTGAAATACCTATTAAGTCGGAAAATTGTGACATTATTGGCATTGTAAGTGCTGCTTTTGCTGTTCCTGATGGGATAAATATATTTAGCATAGTTTCAATTAAATAAATCATACTTACAGAACCAACTTTTCCAAGATCTCTTAATGATTCAGCTGCTCCATAAAGAATAGTATCAATTATTTTTCCGTCATTTAAAATTACAATAATACCACCCGCAAGACCAACAACCAAAGCTGCTGACATTATATCTCTAGCACCTTCAAGGAAACTTTTAACAATTTCACCTGCACCAAAACCAAAAGCAATTCCTGATATAAGTCCCATAACAAGGAATAAAGTAGCAATTTCCATAACATACCATCCGTAACCCATTACACCAATTATGAGAAATAACATTGTAAACATCAGAATATTAAGTATGAAAAAATGCACTGACTTCCTCATGCTAAAAAAACTTGTAATAACATAAAGACCAGTAGTTATAGGTAAAATTGGCAAAACTGTAAACTTATCTCCAATAGATAACTTAGTTAACGGATATAAATAAGAAATATAAATTAATAGTGCAGATGACAGAATGAAAGCGATCCAACCACTAACAGGTGTTTTAAATTTTATTTCTTCGGATGATTCAAGATGTTTTGCTCGCCAATATTCATCTTCGTTGTACATTATAGAAAGTTTGGGATTCTTTTTAATTTTATTAGCATACCATAAAACAAAAGCAATTCCAATAGTTGAAATTACTATCCAACAAAAAAATCTATATTCAATACCTGAAAATAGTGGAATTTGTGAAATTCCCTGAGCAATACCAATTGTAAAAGGGTTTAGCAAGGCACCTGCAAATCCAAGGTGTGCTCCCAAATAACACATACAAACACCAACAATTGAATCATAACCCATTGAAATGGCAAGAGGAACAAATATGATAACAAAAGCAATAGTTTCTTCGCTCATGCCAAAAACTGCCCCAAATACACTAAATATAAGCATTATAATAACAATAAAAATATTATTAATACCTATCTTTTTAATGATTTTCCAGTTTTCAAGGTTTTTGGACGCTTTAAGAAATGACATTATTCCAATATCAATTGCTTTAGTACTGTTCATAATCCAAAATGCGCCACCAATTATAAGAATGAAAATAATAATATGAGCCTGTTTTTCGAAACCTGTAAAGAATGCAGAAAATATTTGCCAAGTCTGTGGCTGGTTTTCAGTATAGTGAAATGAATTATTTACAACAACTTCTCTGTCAATACCACTAACCTTAACGGTTTGACGTGTAAACTCACCACCGGGAATAATCCATGTAAGTATTGCTGCAAATATTATTATGCAAAAAACTATTACGTATGTATGCGGGATTTTCTTTAACATATTATTTAATTTGATAATTCACAAAAATAAGTTTTTGTATTTAATATTAATAGTTATTTTTGAACTGCTGTAAAAAAACATTATTTAACTGAGAATTATGAATTTTCTTGTAATTAACATTAAGGAATTAATTCAGGCGGAACCAAAATCACGACTAAAAGTTTGTGGAAAACAAATGTCAAAACTGCCGGTTATTAAAGATGCTTTTTTATATGTTGAGAGTGGTCGCATTATGGATTTTGGTCCAATGGAAGACATGAATATTAAGCGTGAGCGATACTTCTCAATGTCCAATAAAATTATTGATGCAACCGGTAAATATGTACTTCCTACCTGGTGCGATTCACATAGTCATATTGTTTATGCAGGCAGCAGAGAGAAAGAGTTTGTAGATAAAATTAAGGGACTTAGTTACGAAGAAATTGCAAAAAGAGGAGGAGGGATATTAAATTCTGCTAAGCTTATTCAGAAAACATCAGAAGATGATTTGTACGAACAATCAATGGTTCGTTTAAATGAAGTTATAAAACTTGGAACTGGTGCAATTGAAATTAAAAGCGGTTATGGCTTAAATACCGAAAGTGAATTAAAAATGCTTCGGGTAATTAGAAAGATGAAAGAAAATACCTGTGCAAAGATTAAAGCTACATTTTTAGGAGCACATGCTATTCCATTAGAATATAAAGAAAACAGCGAAGAATATATTGATTTACTTATTAACGAAATGATACCTGTTGTTGCAGGTGAGGATTTAGCCGATTTTATTGATGTATTCTGCGATAAAGGTTTTTTTACACCGGAGCAAACTGAAAGAATATTAATGGCAGGATTAAAACATGGATTACGTCCTAAAATTCATGCAAATGAATTAGCACTTTCAGGCGGAATTCAGGTTGGTGTTAAATATGGTGCATTATCTGTTGATCATATTGAGTACACAGGCGATGAAGAGATTGCATGCTTAATGGAATCTGATACTATGCCTACAATATTGCCCGGAGCTGCATTCTTTTTAAACATGCCTTTAGCTCCTGCACGTAAAATGATAGATGCCGGTTTGCCTGTTGCACTTGCTTCCGACTATAATCCGGGTTCATCTCCATCCGGAAATATGAATTTAATAATGTCCATGGGATGCATTAATTACAAAATGTTACCGGAAGAAGTTATACATGCTGTTACAGTTAATTCAGCATATGCTATGGGAGTTTCAGAACAATTAGGAACTATTTCATTAGGTAAGTCAGCAAGTTTTATTATAACTAAACCAATACCATCAATTGAATTTCTTCCATACTCGTTTGGGAGTAATGTTATAGATTCAGTTTATTTGAATGGGAAGTTGCAGTAACTACCAATTATTATAGTGTATTTTCTCTTTGTTAAATCTTTCTGGTATAGGTTTTTCTTCATTGTGATGGCCTATTGCTACAAGTGAGATGGGTGTAATGTTTTCTGGTAAATTAAATATTTTTCTCATGTCGGTAATTCTTTCTTGTCTTGGATATAACCCCAACCATACTGTTCCTAATCCAATTGAATGTGCTGCTAACAATATATTCTGAGTTGCTGCACAACAATCAACAACCTGATATCCTAATTCTGTTTGTATATCGTAATCTCCACAAACCATTATTGCAACCTGAGCTTGTGTTAACATTTTTGCATATGGATGCACAACAGATAATTTATCAAGCATTTCTCTTTCTGTAATTACCAAAAATTGCCATGGCTGATAATTATTTGCCGAAGGAGCATAAGATGCTGCCTTTAAAAGTTGTTCAATATCTTCTTTGCTTACAGGTTCACTGTTATATTTACGAATACTTCTTCGGCTTATTATACAATCGTATGCTTCCATTTATATTTTTTAATTATTGAATCCTTAATAGCAAAAGTAATAAATATCTTGTTTTAAGGCATTAATAAGTTTATTTAAAATATTTTCTTTTTTTTGCACCTTTCTTCAATTTTTGTAGTCTTGACTTTGAAAAAACTGTATCTTCATACTTTAAATTTAATAAAAATGAAAAATATTTTAACTATTACATTATCAATTCTAATCGTAAATTATTTATTCGGACAAAAAATTTCTGATTACCATAAACCCAATTTCGAAGATAAACACTTTGAAAACAAAATAATAGAAGCTAATAATCCTTTACTTGACAATTATGATGTAAAGTTTTATAAGATTGATATAAATGCTACAAATACTACAAAAGCGATTTCGGGAAATGGAACTGTAAATGCTGTAGTTGTTGGAAATCCAATGTCAACATTGGTTTTAGAATTAATTAATTCATTAACTGTTGACTCAGTATTTGTTAATAATGTAAAACTAATTTTCAGTCATGCTAATGATGAAATTACAGTAAATTTACCATCAGCATTGCCAGTTGGTTCTTCTTTTTCTTCAGTAGTTTATTATCATGGCACATCATCCGGAAATGGAATTAGAAATGGAAATTCACCAAGTTGGGGAAGTCAGATAACATGGACTTTGAGCGAGTCATATCATGCAAAAGACTGGTTTCCATGCAAACAAATTCTTTCAGATAAAGCAGATTCTGTTTATGTTTTTGTAACTTGTCCAAATACTTTAAAAGCTGGTTCAAATGGCTTATTGAAAGACGTAGTAGTAGTTCCAGGTAATAAATTAAGATATGAGTGGAAATCATATTATCCAATAAATTATTACTTACCAAGTATTGCTGTATCAAATTATCAGGAATATAATATTTATGCCCATCCTGCAGGAATTTCAGATTCTATATTAATTCAGAATTATTTGTATCCAAATAGTGGTTATCTTCCATATTTTCAAGATATCATTGATTTAACTCCTTCGTTTATTGAATTACTTTCTGACAAATATGGAATGTATCCTTTTAAAAATGAAAAATACGGGCATTGTACTGCTCCAATTGGGGGAGGAATGGAGCATCAGACCATGACTACACTCTCAAGTTTTAGTTTTGAATTAGTTATTCATGAGTTAGGGCATATGTGGTTTGGTGATAATGTAACTTGTTCTACATGGCAGGATATATGGGTAAATGAAGGGTTTGCAACTTACACACATTACATAGGTTTACAAAATTTAGAAACACAGGCAGCTGCCGATCAAATGATTATTACAACACAGGATGATGTTATGGCTTCTCCTGATGGAAGTCTTTACATTCCTATAGCTGATGTTTTTGATGAAGCTAGGATTTTTGATTATAGATTAACTTATGAAAAAGGAGCAGCTATAATTCATCAGATTCGGTTTATTTTAAATAATGACACTTTGTTTTTTAACATTCTGAAAAATTTTCAGCAAACATATGGTGGAAACGTTGCTTCTGCAACTGATTTTAAAAATATACTTGAAACTATATCAGGAATTGATTTTACAGATTATTTTAACCAATGGTACTATGGTGAAGGTTTTCCTACATACGATGTTGTATGGAGTCAACAATCAGGAAATGTAAGCCTCACTCTTGGTCAGACCACATCAATGCCTTTGATAACTCCGTTTTTTAAATTGCCTGTAGAAATTAAATTCTCATGGACAGGCGGAGATACAACTATAAGATTCAATAATACAGTTAATCAGCAACAATTTAATGTAAATATTCCGCACTCTATAACAAATTTACAGATAGATCCAAACAACTGGCTAACTGATGGAACTGCAAGTATTGCGTTAAATGTTTCTGATAATATAATTTTGAATAAAACTTTAAAAATATATCCTAACCCTGCCAAAGATTATATTGATATAACTACTGCAGGTGTGAGTTCAGAAATTCCTGTTGAAATAAGAGATGTAACAGGAAAAGTTGTTAGTAATTTTGTAATAAATTCAGATTATTCAAAAATAAATATTTCAAAATTAAATCAGGGTATGTATTTTATTTCTGGAAATAACATTACACCTGTAAAATTTATTAAAATGCAGTAAATGACGAGACTTTTTCTGATATTCTTTTTATCTATTATCATTTGTAATAACAATACAAATGCTCAGGACACTATTCCCAGGAACATAAAGAATGCTATTGACGAAAGATATATTGAGAAATATAACAATATACCAGCAGCATATTTAAGCATTTATGGAAAATATAATAATATCAGTTTGGTTGATCTTGATTCAGGCAGAACTCTTACCTACAAACCTAATATTTCATTAAGCTTTGGACCTGGTTTTGGATATAAATGGTTTGGAATAGATTTGTCGCTAATTTCCTTTGGCAAACTTGATGAGAATACTTATGGCAAAACAAAAAAAACTGACATTCAAAGTCATCTTTATTTAAAAAGATTTATTGCAGATTTTGTTTATCAGGATTATAAGGGTTTTTACCTTGACTCTGTTTTAAATAAAGATACCACCCGGAAAATATATAATCAAACAACAATCCGACCGGATATACAACAGCAAAGTCTTGGTGGTACATTTATGTATTTCACAAACTATAAAAGATTTTCATTTAAATCAACATTTTCTCAAACTGAATTTCAAAAGAAAAGTGCTGGTACCTGGGCATTCGGTGTAAATTTTCACATATTGTCAATTTCCGGTGATTCAAGTCTGGTAAGCCATTCGTTAAAAGCATTCTTTGATTCTACATCATATATTAAAAAAGTTTCATCTTATAATTTCGGTGTAGTAGGAGGGTATTTTCATACATTTACTTCAAAAAAATGGTTTGTAACAGTGTCACTACTAGGTGGTCTTGACAGTAAGAAAGAATTGTTTACTCTTGAAGATAATATTGAAAGAAAAGATACGATAAACCTCTCGGGAAGATTACAAGCCAGACTTGGTACAGGGTTTAACTTTAACAGAGTATATTTTGGTGTAAATATTATTGCTGATGGTTACTATTTTACCAATTCTAAACAGGAATATGGTACAGTAAGAATATATTTTGGATACAGGTTTACTCCTAAATTAAGTAAAACATGAAAATTAATTACTTTTTGATATCATTTATTTTGTTATCAAATTTATTATTTGCTCAGTATAGTGAACCTGATGCATATAAAACAATGATTAAGCCTGATTTTCGTACTGTATTAAAATCAGCTTCTTATTTACTAAATCAGTATGATCAAAAATTTATTCATATTGATATTTCTGCAAATGAATCTAATGTAGATATTTCAGGTAATGTAAAATACACATTGTTATCAAAAGTAAATTCTTTAGACACAATTTATTTTGAGCTCACTCAAAAGTTTACTGTTGATAGTATTCAGGTAAATTCACAACAAGCTACATTTTATTTTTCTAACGACACTTTACTTGCCTTTCCGTCAATTCCAATTTCACAAAATAGTTTATTAACGGTACAAATTTGGTATCACAGAATACCGGGTGCATCTGTAAACTGGAATTCAGGTTTAAAAAACACACATGATGGGGTATATAATCAGGATATTACCTGGACACTTTCAGAATCATTTCATTTAAATGACTGGGTACCTTGCAAGCAAGATTTAACAGACAGATTAGATTCTGCATGGATTTTTGTAACAGTTGACAGTTCATTAAAAGCCGGGTCGAACGGAATACTTTCACAAATAACGCATTTAACAAATGGTAAACTAAGATATGAGTGGAAAGAACATCATCCTATTGTGTATTATTTGTTATCAATTGCTGTAGGAAAATATAATGAATATAATATTTATGCTCATCCCGCTAATTCACCCGACAGTATTTTAATTCAGAATTATATTTATAATAGTCCGCAGTTTTTGATTGATAACTCATGGCAATTTTCTAAAATGGTTCCCATATTTGAACTTTATTGTGATAAATTCGGACCATATCCCTGGGCTGATGAAAAATTCGGACATGCTTTGTGCCCTGTTGGTGGAGGAATGGAACATCAAACAATGACAACCTTAGGACATTTAAGCCCGGATTTAGTTGCACACGAGCTGACTCATCAATGGTTTGGCGACAAAATAACATGTGCCAGCTGGCAGGATATTTGGGTTAATGAAGGATTTGCTTCATACGGAGAATATATTTTTCATCAGAATTTAGAATCTCAGGCTAACGCTGATGGTTTTATGTATTATTGCCATACACTTGCTAAGCAAAAGCCATTTCAGAGTGTATATATACCATTTTCTGAAGCCTGGGACGAAAATAGAATATTCAGCCCTTATTTAAGTTATAAAAAGGGTGCTGCAATTATTCACATGCTAAGATATTTGAGCAATACAGATTCTTTGTTCTTTGTTGCTTTAAAACAAATGCAGGCTCAATATGCCGACAGCGTATTAACCGGAGCCGATGTTAAAAATATTTTTGCAGCTGTTAACGGAAAAAGTTTCGACGATTTTTTTAATCAATATTATTATGGTGAAGGTTATCCTATCTATAAAATTGTATGGCAACAAGATTCTATTATTAATGGTTATGGCGATTTAAAAGTAAAACTAGAACAACACGGAAGTTTTGCAAGTAATAATTTATTTACAATCCCTGTTGAATTAAAAATTTATACAAATTCTGATTCTGTAACAACAGTTATAAACCCTACTCAAAATGTGCAAACTTTTAATATAAACGTCAATAATAAAAGGGTTAATAGCATTATTTTCGACCCCAATAACTGGGTATTGGATAGTTTGTTAAGTATAACACAAGAAGTACCTACTACAGTAATGGATGATTTTTTTATTTCAATTTATCCAAACCCTGTATCAGAAAATATTTATTTTAAATACTCAGGAACTGATGGGTTTAAAGGAAATTTAAGGCTACTTGACCTATCAGGGAGAGAGGTACTTTACCATCAAATAAATTCTAAATTAGAAGTTATTCCTTTAAAAAATATTAAACCAGGAATGTATTTATCAGAAATTACCGGTAATCATATAACATTTGTCAGAAAAATGGTGATTATAAAGTAAAGTGTAATTATTCTTTTACAATTTTCTTATATTCAATATTTTTTCCGTTATTAATTTTTAATAAATAAACGCCTGCTTTAAGGTCTGTTGTTCTTACAATAGTTTTTTCAGTAAAAATTCCTTTGATAACAGTTTGTCCCATTAAATTTAAAATCTCATAGTTTAATTTATCATTATTCTCTTTAATTTCAATTGTTAATTCATTTGTTACAGGATTTGGATAAGCAGAAACTTTATTTTCTGAAATATTTGAATAATTTATTTCAGTTGGACAATGAAAAACTGCTTCAAGTATTTCGTCTTTACCATGACTAAGCCCTATACGAGTAGGTGTTACAATTGAATCAATTTTCACTCCATTACGTTGCTGTTGGTAACCATCTTCGTAATACCACCCAAGTGAAGTAAAATATGTTATTATACCACCAGGTAATGTAACGATGCTTATATTGCCGTCAGCACCAGCTGTTTGAGTTCCGATTACTTTTGAATTTGGGAAATAGCTTAAATACTGGCATGTGTATTCAGCCTGACTTTGTGTTTCCTGATTAACCAATAAGTATATATCACCATTATAAGGATTCAAGTTAGACCAATTGCCAATATTTGAACCATCATCAAAAACATTATACCAACCAGGCATATAATACTTATTAGGTAAATTAGTTAGTGATGGTTCAAAAAATTTTGCACTTAAAGTAGGAGAAGGAAATAATAATGGAGCCAAATCCCATAAAGTTCCATTAGGATAATTTCGAATATCAAAAATTATAGCTGGTGCATTTTGAAAAGTTGTATACATACCATTTACTTCAGATGATTGTAGTTTACCCATATCAACATACCCATATCCACAATTCGTAAAAAAATAGGAGGTTGAATTTCCATTATTATATATCCAATTATACCAATAACTAATAAACATTGACCTTGCTATGGTTACAGAATACAGATTATTTGTGCTATCCAAAAATGTACATAATACACCTGAACTTTCTGTTCCACGTAACATTTGAGAATATGCATCCCTATAAAATGCAGCTGGGGTTGAAGATGGGACAAAATCAGATAATGAATCTTCAATATTTTTAATTCCAATTCCTTTAATAGAAGTAAGAATATCTCCAATATGAACGCCTGGTATATTTTGTAGCTTTGTTACAACACAATTTGTATCAATTCTTGTAAAATAAATAGGTGGCATGTATGATCCACCCCAGAATGTATTTTCTAATATATTACTTGAAGTAAATCCATGAGAATCATTGATTTTTGTAACTAATTTTAAAAAAGTTTTATGGAAGTCTGCTGTTAATGAAACTTGTCGTATTTTGGGAATAAACTCATAAAGAGTACTATCCCAAGATTGATCCATAATGTTTTTAAATGGATGAAAATAGTTTATTACATTCCAATAATAAAACATAATTGCTAGTCGGTTAGCTTTATTTTGGGAACT
This sequence is a window from Bacteroidia bacterium. Protein-coding genes within it:
- a CDS encoding NAD-dependent malic enzyme, with protein sequence MKTFSFKVDPLTHEEYLEVYLRGQQLVNDPFLNKASAFSDEERYSLDIIGSLRYKTSTLDIQLKRNYENYLKKPTDIDKYVFLQALLNRNEILFYRLLLEHLEEMLPIVYTPTVGQACLQLSHITRKYRGIYLNPDNIRNIDKIFQSISSPQISLIVVTDGERILGLGDLGSDGMGIPVGKVNLYIAAGGLHPACCLPITLDVGTNNEGLLNDPLYLGWNRKRLDGEKYYEFIEKFVLGVKRNFPQALLQWEDFAKHKAFTLLERYQDRILSFNDDIQGTGSIALSAMMTAMRIKKSTFKQQKYIIVGLGQAGSGIAFNIMQMLKEEGLTEEQAAELIYAIDVKGLITDDMPDLEPQMRMFAQKKSKLSNWKLEDANKINLKDVVKNSKATVLIGVTAQTGIFNHEILSEMAKNDERPVILALSNPTSKCECTPIDMVKATNGKGLMACGSPFEPVDGPNGKIYTSQCNNMYIFPGLGLGALISKTPKVTYKMFLAASKELSNLVTEEQMKQGLLLPGFENIREVSFHIAKRVAIEARDAGLGRLIDDEQYDQILRKAQWYPKYYNFRPGKAYTESTSLM
- a CDS encoding YfcC family protein, which produces MLKKIPHTYVIVFCIIIFAAILTWIIPGGEFTRQTVKVSGIDREVVVNNSFHYTENQPQTWQIFSAFFTGFEKQAHIIIFILIIGGAFWIMNSTKAIDIGIMSFLKASKNLENWKIIKKIGINNIFIVIIMLIFSVFGAVFGMSEETIAFVIIFVPLAISMGYDSIVGVCMCYLGAHLGFAGALLNPFTIGIAQGISQIPLFSGIEYRFFCWIVISTIGIAFVLWYANKIKKNPKLSIMYNEDEYWRAKHLESSEEIKFKTPVSGWIAFILSSALLIYISYLYPLTKLSIGDKFTVLPILPITTGLYVITSFFSMRKSVHFFILNILMFTMLFLIIGVMGYGWYVMEIATLFLVMGLISGIAFGFGAGEIVKSFLEGARDIMSAALVVGLAGGIIVILNDGKIIDTILYGAAESLRDLGKVGSVSMIYLIETMLNIFIPSGTAKAALTMPIMSQFSDLIGISRQSAVTAFQFGGGFTNMITPTSGVLLGVLSMAKIPYGKWFKWMLPLMIILFFLGFVLLLPTVLMKLNGF
- a CDS encoding imidazolonepropionase gives rise to the protein MNFLVINIKELIQAEPKSRLKVCGKQMSKLPVIKDAFLYVESGRIMDFGPMEDMNIKRERYFSMSNKIIDATGKYVLPTWCDSHSHIVYAGSREKEFVDKIKGLSYEEIAKRGGGILNSAKLIQKTSEDDLYEQSMVRLNEVIKLGTGAIEIKSGYGLNTESELKMLRVIRKMKENTCAKIKATFLGAHAIPLEYKENSEEYIDLLINEMIPVVAGEDLADFIDVFCDKGFFTPEQTERILMAGLKHGLRPKIHANELALSGGIQVGVKYGALSVDHIEYTGDEEIACLMESDTMPTILPGAAFFLNMPLAPARKMIDAGLPVALASDYNPGSSPSGNMNLIMSMGCINYKMLPEEVIHAVTVNSAYAMGVSEQLGTISLGKSASFIITKPIPSIEFLPYSFGSNVIDSVYLNGKLQ
- a CDS encoding nitroreductase family protein: MEAYDCIISRRSIRKYNSEPVSKEDIEQLLKAASYAPSANNYQPWQFLVITEREMLDKLSVVHPYAKMLTQAQVAIMVCGDYDIQTELGYQVVDCCAATQNILLAAHSIGLGTVWLGLYPRQERITDMRKIFNLPENITPISLVAIGHHNEEKPIPERFNKEKIHYNNW
- a CDS encoding T9SS type A sorting domain-containing protein encodes the protein MKNILTITLSILIVNYLFGQKISDYHKPNFEDKHFENKIIEANNPLLDNYDVKFYKIDINATNTTKAISGNGTVNAVVVGNPMSTLVLELINSLTVDSVFVNNVKLIFSHANDEITVNLPSALPVGSSFSSVVYYHGTSSGNGIRNGNSPSWGSQITWTLSESYHAKDWFPCKQILSDKADSVYVFVTCPNTLKAGSNGLLKDVVVVPGNKLRYEWKSYYPINYYLPSIAVSNYQEYNIYAHPAGISDSILIQNYLYPNSGYLPYFQDIIDLTPSFIELLSDKYGMYPFKNEKYGHCTAPIGGGMEHQTMTTLSSFSFELVIHELGHMWFGDNVTCSTWQDIWVNEGFATYTHYIGLQNLETQAAADQMIITTQDDVMASPDGSLYIPIADVFDEARIFDYRLTYEKGAAIIHQIRFILNNDTLFFNILKNFQQTYGGNVASATDFKNILETISGIDFTDYFNQWYYGEGFPTYDVVWSQQSGNVSLTLGQTTSMPLITPFFKLPVEIKFSWTGGDTTIRFNNTVNQQQFNVNIPHSITNLQIDPNNWLTDGTASIALNVSDNIILNKTLKIYPNPAKDYIDITTAGVSSEIPVEIRDVTGKVVSNFVINSDYSKINISKLNQGMYFISGNNITPVKFIKMQ
- a CDS encoding DUF4421 family protein produces the protein MTRLFLIFFLSIIICNNNTNAQDTIPRNIKNAIDERYIEKYNNIPAAYLSIYGKYNNISLVDLDSGRTLTYKPNISLSFGPGFGYKWFGIDLSLISFGKLDENTYGKTKKTDIQSHLYLKRFIADFVYQDYKGFYLDSVLNKDTTRKIYNQTTIRPDIQQQSLGGTFMYFTNYKRFSFKSTFSQTEFQKKSAGTWAFGVNFHILSISGDSSLVSHSLKAFFDSTSYIKKVSSYNFGVVGGYFHTFTSKKWFVTVSLLGGLDSKKELFTLEDNIERKDTINLSGRLQARLGTGFNFNRVYFGVNIIADGYYFTNSKQEYGTVRIYFGYRFTPKLSKT
- a CDS encoding T9SS type A sorting domain-containing protein codes for the protein MKINYFLISFILLSNLLFAQYSEPDAYKTMIKPDFRTVLKSASYLLNQYDQKFIHIDISANESNVDISGNVKYTLLSKVNSLDTIYFELTQKFTVDSIQVNSQQATFYFSNDTLLAFPSIPISQNSLLTVQIWYHRIPGASVNWNSGLKNTHDGVYNQDITWTLSESFHLNDWVPCKQDLTDRLDSAWIFVTVDSSLKAGSNGILSQITHLTNGKLRYEWKEHHPIVYYLLSIAVGKYNEYNIYAHPANSPDSILIQNYIYNSPQFLIDNSWQFSKMVPIFELYCDKFGPYPWADEKFGHALCPVGGGMEHQTMTTLGHLSPDLVAHELTHQWFGDKITCASWQDIWVNEGFASYGEYIFHQNLESQANADGFMYYCHTLAKQKPFQSVYIPFSEAWDENRIFSPYLSYKKGAAIIHMLRYLSNTDSLFFVALKQMQAQYADSVLTGADVKNIFAAVNGKSFDDFFNQYYYGEGYPIYKIVWQQDSIINGYGDLKVKLEQHGSFASNNLFTIPVELKIYTNSDSVTTVINPTQNVQTFNINVNNKRVNSIIFDPNNWVLDSLLSITQEVPTTVMDDFFISIYPNPVSENIYFKYSGTDGFKGNLRLLDLSGREVLYHQINSKLEVIPLKNIKPGMYLSEITGNHITFVRKMVIIK